TCGCCCTCTATTTTGAACTAGGCTGGCAGCATATATTAGACTGGCAGGGATATGATCACATTCTATTTGTACTGGTGTTATGTTGCAGTTATACATTAACGGATTGGAGGAAAATCCTCCTATTGGTAACAGCATTTACTATAGGTCATAGCCTAACACTGGCATTGAGTGTATTAAATTTTGTTCGTGTTAACAGTGCCTGGATTGAATTTATGATTCCCCTCACCATTCTGGTCACAACCAGCCTGAACATTATTGGCCGAAAAACAAAAAAAACAGGCTCATGGTTAAAATACACACTTACTTTATTCTTCGGCCTGATTCACGGAATGGGGTTTTCTAATTATTTGAAGAGTTTATTGGGAAAAAGTACAAACATCGCAACTGAATTGTTTGCATTTAACATCGGACTGGAATTTGGACAGCTAATGATAGTACTTATTAGCCTTGCTACCTCTTTTTTCCTCATTAATCTTATAAAAATTACACAAAAAGACTGGATTTTCTTCCTTTCATCTGCTATATTTGGAATATCCTTTATCATGTCTGCAGAAAGACTTGCTGCCTTACTATAAACAAATGAATAAACTTTTACTTTTCTCAATTACTGCTGTATGTAGTGTAAATGCTTTTGCACAATCGCTAAATAATCCCGGTTCAAATCACGGTAATAAATTTGAACAACTTGGAACTATGATTTCAGATCCAAACTCTTACAGAACTGCATCAGGCGCACCTGGTTCAGCCTACTGGCAACAGAAAGCGGATTACATCATTAATGCCGATTTGAACGAGAAAACCAATATACTAACAGGTTCTGAAAGTATTACATATTACAACAATTCCCCTGACCCTTTAAGCTATTTATGGGTTCAATTAGACGAAAACCAACACAAATCAACAGATGACAGCCAGATTTTTGACGGCAGTAAGCTGGGTGATAAAATGACCGCTCAGGCACTTTCTAAAATGATTGGAGGCCCTAATGACCTTGGGGTAAAAATTATAAAAGTAACGGATGCACAAGGCCACACAATTCCATATACCATCAATCAAACGATGATGCGAATTGATTTACCAATGATTTTAAAACCACAAAGCAGTTATAAATTAAACATTTCATGGAATTATAAAATCCCGGACCGCCTAACCGTTGGAGGACGTGGCGGACTGGAATATTTCCCTGAGGACGATAATTATCTTTATACCATTACGCAGTGGTTTCCGCGTATGGCCGTTTATTCAGATTTTCAAGGCTGGCAAAACAAACAATTTAACGGACGGGGTGAATTTGCCCTGGTTTTTGGGAATTACAAAGTGAACATGACTGTACCGGCAGATCACGTAGTTGG
The Pedobacter sp. MC2016-14 DNA segment above includes these coding regions:
- a CDS encoding HupE/UreJ family protein — encoded protein: MQDFALYFELGWQHILDWQGYDHILFVLVLCCSYTLTDWRKILLLVTAFTIGHSLTLALSVLNFVRVNSAWIEFMIPLTILVTTSLNIIGRKTKKTGSWLKYTLTLFFGLIHGMGFSNYLKSLLGKSTNIATELFAFNIGLEFGQLMIVLISLATSFFLINLIKITQKDWIFFLSSAIFGISFIMSAERLAALL